The Narcine bancroftii isolate sNarBan1 chromosome 6, sNarBan1.hap1, whole genome shotgun sequence genome window below encodes:
- the ostm1 gene encoding osteopetrosis-associated transmembrane protein 1 isoform X1, with amino-acid sequence MVPAVLSCALLGLLCEEALAFSSSIGLMPELNRNSNLRDNAASAQSRSSVWWGDVPGPLRVREARSRADWDSAGGWWGASLADGLEGRAVSQTCRQLLLEFGDRGAALVGCALKNARPVQVCERCLSDFHSFWDAFANLSKNSGNDSCSTQLLTSDSLQIVLKIRNFLQLIWIKSQCDACLNENKTAPSMDTLNFKKLLNDSLNCFEQHSRHPVYKNYSDLCIKCKASYNNLTEHYSRMEKNENLCIDIIDAMNLTRQLWSKTYNCTVHCSDIIPVIALSTFFLFLPVIFYLSSFLHSEQKKLKLIEPKRLKHTTSTASIR; translated from the exons ATGGTTCCTGCTGTGTTGAGCTGCGCTTTACTGGGTTTGCTCTGCGAGGAAGCTCTCGCCTTCTCCTCATCCATCGGGCTAATGCCTGAGCTCAACAGGAACAGTAATCTCCGCGACAATGCCGCCTCGGCGCAAAGCCGGAGCTCGGTTTGGTGGGGGGACGTTCCGGGGCCTCTGAGGGTGCGGGAGGCCCGGAGCCGGGCCGACTGGGACAGCGCCGGCGGCTGGTGGGGGGCCTCCTTAGCCGATGGTTTGGAGGGGCGGGCGGTGAGCCAGACGTGCCGGCAGCTGCTGCTGGAGTTCGGAGACCGTGGTGCGGCCCTGGTGGGTTGCGCCTTGAAGAACGCGCGGCCGGTTCAGGTCTGCGAGAGGTGCCTCTCGGACTTCCACAGCTTCTGGGATGCCTTCGCCAACCTCTCG AAAAATTCGGGGAATGACAGTTGTTCAACACAACTTTTGACATCGGATAGTTTGCAAATAGTCCTGAAGATACGCAACTTTCTGCAATTAATTTGGATTAAATCCCAGTGTGATG CATGtttaaatgaaaacaaaacagcaCCTTCAATGGACACTCTGAACTTTAAGAAGTTGTTGAATGATTCTCTAAATTGTTTTGAACAACATTCG AGACACCCAGTTTACAAGAACTATTCAGATCTTTGCATTAAATGTAAAGCTTCTTACAATAATTTGACTGAACACTATAGTAGAATGGAAAAAAACGAGAACCTGTGCATAGACATCATTGATGCA ATGAACTTGACACGACAGCTATGGAGCAAAACTTACAACTGCACTGTCCATTGCAGTGATATCATTCCAGTCATTGCTCTttcaacattttttctttttctacCAGTTATCTTCTACCTCAGCAGCTTCCTTCATTCTGAGCAGAAGAAATTGAAACTTATAGAGC
- the ostm1 gene encoding osteopetrosis-associated transmembrane protein 1 isoform X2, with protein sequence MVPAVLSCALLGLLCEEALAFSSSIGLMPELNRNSNLRDNAASAQSRSSVWWGDVPGPLRVREARSRADWDSAGGWWGASLADGLEGRAVSQTCRQLLLEFGDRGAALVGCALKNARPVQVCERCLSDFHSFWDAFANLSKNSGNDSCSTQLLTSDSLQIVLKIRNFLQLIWIKSQCDACLNENKTAPSMDTLNFKKLLNDSLNCFEQHSRHPVYKNYSDLCIKCKASYNNLTEHYSRMEKNENLCIDIIDALSSTSAASFILSRRN encoded by the exons ATGGTTCCTGCTGTGTTGAGCTGCGCTTTACTGGGTTTGCTCTGCGAGGAAGCTCTCGCCTTCTCCTCATCCATCGGGCTAATGCCTGAGCTCAACAGGAACAGTAATCTCCGCGACAATGCCGCCTCGGCGCAAAGCCGGAGCTCGGTTTGGTGGGGGGACGTTCCGGGGCCTCTGAGGGTGCGGGAGGCCCGGAGCCGGGCCGACTGGGACAGCGCCGGCGGCTGGTGGGGGGCCTCCTTAGCCGATGGTTTGGAGGGGCGGGCGGTGAGCCAGACGTGCCGGCAGCTGCTGCTGGAGTTCGGAGACCGTGGTGCGGCCCTGGTGGGTTGCGCCTTGAAGAACGCGCGGCCGGTTCAGGTCTGCGAGAGGTGCCTCTCGGACTTCCACAGCTTCTGGGATGCCTTCGCCAACCTCTCG AAAAATTCGGGGAATGACAGTTGTTCAACACAACTTTTGACATCGGATAGTTTGCAAATAGTCCTGAAGATACGCAACTTTCTGCAATTAATTTGGATTAAATCCCAGTGTGATG CATGtttaaatgaaaacaaaacagcaCCTTCAATGGACACTCTGAACTTTAAGAAGTTGTTGAATGATTCTCTAAATTGTTTTGAACAACATTCG AGACACCCAGTTTACAAGAACTATTCAGATCTTTGCATTAAATGTAAAGCTTCTTACAATAATTTGACTGAACACTATAGTAGAATGGAAAAAAACGAGAACCTGTGCATAGACATCATTGATGCA TTATCTTCTACCTCAGCAGCTTCCTTCATTCTGAGCAGAAGAAATTGA